One window from the genome of Salvia miltiorrhiza cultivar Shanhuang (shh) chromosome 7, IMPLAD_Smil_shh, whole genome shotgun sequence encodes:
- the LOC130995207 gene encoding omega-amidase, chloroplastic-like — protein sequence MRGLVVALSSTLTLQSSAARSTVGPATSHILHRLFQRTPTQSTSLHTKSTRTTLAASASLSSMAASFSPEKARVPPALPAPAPPITKFKIGICQLKVTADKERNILHARTAVEEAAEKGAKLVLLPEIWNSPYSNDSFPVYAEDIDAGFDASPSTAMLAETARRLNITLIGGSIPERSGDKLYNTCCVYGPDGKLKAKHRKIHLFDIDIPGKITFKESQTLTAGETPTVVDTEVGRIGIGICYDIRFQELAMLYCARGAQLICYPGAFNMTTGPLHWELLQRARAVDNQLYVATCSPARDAAAGYVAWGHSTLIGPFGEVLATTEHDEAIIISEVDYSQIELRRTNLPLEQQRRGDLYQLVDVERLSSE from the exons atgaggggATTAGTAGTGGCGTTATCTTCAACTCTCACTCTTCAATCCTCTGCAGCTCGCTCCACCGTGGGCCCTGCCACCTCCCACATCCTCCACCGTCTATTCCAGCGTACTCCCACTCAAAGCACAAGTCTCCACACTAAGTCAACCCGTACAACACTTGCAGCGTCCGCCTCACTCTCATCCATGGCCGCCTCTTTCTCCCCGGAGAAGGCCCGAGTGCCCCCAGCCCTGCCGGCGCCCGCTCCTCCCATCACCAAG TTTAAGATTGGTATATGCCAGTTGAAAGTGACTGCTGATAAAGAGAGAAACATTCTGCATGCGCGGACTGCGGTAGAGGAGGCTGCTGAGAAAGGAGCAAAGCTTGTTCTGTTGCCT GAAATATGGAACAGTCCATATTCAAACGATAGCTTTCCAGTGTATGCTGAGGATATTGATGCCGGTTTTGATGCGTCTCCATCAACAGCAATGTTAGCTGAAACTGCTCGCCGTCTTAACATCACACTAATTGGAGGTTCAATACCTGAACGTAGTGGAGATAAGCTGTACAACACCTGTTGTGTTTATGGCCCTGATGGGAAGCTGAAAGCTAAGCACCGTAAG ATACACCTTTTCGATATTGATATTCCGGGGAAGATTACCTTCAAAGAGTCTCAAACTCTTACTGCTGGGGAGACTCCGACCGTAGTGGACACAG AGGTTGGTCGAATCGGAATCGGTATCTGCTACGACATTAGATTTCAAGAACTGGCGATGCTCTATTGCGCAAGAG GCGCTCAATTGATTTGCTACCCGGGAGCATTCAATATGACTACTGGACCTCTGCATTGGGAGTTACTGCAACGGGCAAG GGCTGTCGACAACCAG TTATACGTAGCAACATGCTCACCTGCTCGAGATGCTGCTGCTGGATACGTCGCGTGGGGTCACTCTACACTTATCGGCCCG TTTGGGGAAGTACTGGCCACAACGGAACATGATGAGGCGATAATCATCTCAGAAGTCGACTATTCCCAGATTGAGCTTCGGAG AACGAACCTCCCGCTGGAGCAGCAACGACGAGGCGA